The window AAAACTCATTGTATGGGGTGAAGATCGACAAACTGCAATTCAGCGACTCATCGAATGTTTATCAGAGACAATTGTGTTTGGTCCCAAAACCAATTTGCAGTTCTTACAAAAATTAGTATCCACTGACCAATTTGCAAAAGGAACTGTTTCGACTCACTTCATCGCAGATCATGAAGATTTACTATTAAAAGAGAATACGAAGGAAGAACTTAAATATGCCTTCGCAGGACTCTTTTTTTCCTCGAAACAAACCCTGGATCCTTGGAGCCCAATTAGGTAATCAGATATGGATTTTTTATTCGAAACAAAATCAAAACCTGCCTCGGTCCACGTGAATGGAAATACCATTCGCGTACGATTGGACAATGAATCCTTTTCTTTTCAAACGGACCAACTTGTTGAGGGATTCAAAACCCAGGACAATCAATTGCCAACCGTACAAATGAAAGACGGGTCCCTCCTAAAATTTTTGAAAATGAAGAACCAGATCTTCTTCCATTGGAAAGGAGAAACATGGAGTGCAAAACTAACGGAAAGATCTTATGAAGTCGCAGGGCAAACCTCGCCCGAAATCAAAAGTCCCATGCCAGGAAAAGTAGTGCAAATCTCTACTGCGGCGGGAAGCGAACATAGAATAGGGGAAACATTGTTAATTTTGGAAGCAATGAAAATGGAAAATGCCATCAAAGCCCCTTATCCCTGCCGCGTGGAAGAGATCCGAAAGGTACAAGGTGAGCTTGTCCAACAAGATGAGGTTCTCCTCATTTTACACAGAATCGAATTGGAAAAAACATAAATTCTCGAATCTATTTGACATATTTTGCAAATTTCCCAGAGTAAGGCAGTTTCTTTGGCGAATAGGTAGAGAATGTACAATTCTATTTTGAGAAGTTTTATACTTCTGTTATTTTTTTCCCTGGTACCGAGTGTTTTTGCGCAGGAGCGAGCACCCAGAACCGACCTTCCGTTCGACATCTCTGAAAAAAAGAGATTGAGTGAACGTGATTTTAAGAATAAAAAAGAGGGCGGTTACTTCACAGGGCTCCCTCTGATCAACTCAGATCCCAACGTCGGGATCGGTTATGGTGCCCGGGTGTTGTATTTTTACAACGGGAACCGAACTTCTCCGATGTTTGAATACACTCCGTATCGTGTCAGGATCTTTGCTCAGTATTTTAATACGACCAAACGGGCACCCTACCACCAATTGAGTTTGGATGCACCTTATATTTTTGACACCAAATGGCGGTTACGTGCAGATTTAGTTTACGAACGAAATCCGAATTCCTTATATTTTGGACTAGGGGAAGGAACTCTCCAACCTCTTTCTTATTTGGAACGGAACGATCCGAACGGCCGAATTCGTCGAAATGCCCCGTTTTCAGACTATGAAGATAATTTAAGTTTCAGAAGGCCAGGGGATGCGGGTGTTGGTGAAGCTCCCATAGTCAGTGATAATAAATACAATCGTTATGACATTGAAAACCCTAACTTCAGTACATCGGGTGAGTATTCCTTCTTTGGGGGTACACTTCGTACGGTCACTGGTGTTCGGTTATCAAAACAAATCATTCGTAGATTTGATGGTGTGAACAATAATGCTTACCTTGGGCCAGCCGATGGAATTTTAGGTCTACTAGATGTAGATCGTACGTTTGCCACACCACAAGGGGAAACCAAGTTGACTCGTGATGATAAAGATGGTAAAGTCCGTGGGGTTAACGGTGGTTATACAAACACAATCCGTGCTGGTATCGTGTTTGACACTCGTGATTTTGAGCCAGACCCAAACCGAGGATTGTTTTTAGAATACACTCACGAACGTTCCACAAAAGCAATTGGATCTACTTCTGAATTCAATAAGAACTTAGTATCTGGGCGTATTTTCTTAAGTCCTGTCACTTGGTTTACAAACAAACCTCCAGAAATTTTGGAAAAATTCGTGATCGCCGCTCGTGGAACCATGGTCCAAACGAATGGAGATGCACCCTTTTACGAATACCGTAACATGTGGGGAACAGAAGTAAACCAATCTGGTCTTGGTGGTAGAACTACCATTCGTGGTTACAAACAAGATCGATTTGTGGGCCAAACGATGGCTTATGCAAACTTCGAAGTTCGATGGAAATTTGCGGAAGCAGAATTTGGTGGACAACACTTTGATTTCCAACTCGTTCCTTTTTATGATGTAGGACGAGTTTGGGATCGCACCGAAGATGCAAATTTAAAAAACTACAAACACTCAAGGGGTATTGGACTTAGAATTCCTTGGAACCAAGCAACTGTTATCTATTTCGATCATGCGATTTCGAACGAAGATAGACAAACGTTTATCAACTTTAACCACATATTCTAGGGGAGCGCTTTAAGATTATGAAAATACTTCATTCCTGTTTTGCTCTTTTGGCTTTTTCTTTTTTCATCAACTGTGAGATGAAACCTGTAGACGATGTCTATGGATTAAGCCCAGAAGAAACCAACCAACTTTTCGCTGGACTCATCGCAAACCAAAGTTTGCGTGATAACGGCAACGGAACGATTACTGATGTGATCACCAATTTGATTTGGCAAAAGTGTACACATGGACAAGTGTATCGTGCTGGATTTAACGATTGTTTGGGGGCACCGCAAGGGTCCATTTACAATCCGTATGATTCCAATCGCGCAGGTGCGATCCAAGTTGCCTTTTGTGATTCCAAAACACATGCTTGTAATTCAATTTCCTTTCCTCAGGTCCTCCAAGGTTTTTCCTCGATTGGAATCTTGGGAACAAGTGAGTTATATGCGGCTTGTCAAAATAGCAACTTCTTAGGAGCAACTTGGCGAGTGCCAACTCCGATTGAATTCCAAAGGTTGGTCATTCCAGGTCGTGCCGCGACTTTACAATTTTTCCCTTCCATCCAGGAAGAGGACTATTGGACCGCATGGTCTAACCAAGATGATTTACCAGGGGAGACTGCATTTGCAATTTCCTTTGATCGTCAGTCCTATGGGGTCCAGCGGTCTGTCGTCAAAACCCAACGGAATTATGTCCGTTGTGTGAGACAAGGTCCGTAAATTCGCTCCATTTTCTTCACTCTCCCAAATCCATTGGGAGAGATTTTACTTTCCAAAATTCCAATTTCATACTAATCTTTTCCTAATACAAACCGAAGTACCCAATAGGTGGTTAGGTTTCCATGAGAATAGAAGAATCCTCATTCAGTCGTATGAATGTAGATCTCCTGAGAGATCGACGGGTGAGCTATGTCGGCCATGGACAGTTGGAAAGTGCGCCTGAATCGTTCTCCGCATTACACGTTATCTCTCACGAGTTAGGCCACGCACAAGAATTCAAAAACGAAGCTTTCCGTGAAGGTAGGGAAGTCCAATCTGTCCAAGTCAAAATCAATTATGAGTTACGAGATGGACGGATGGTTGCCGTGAGTGGTGAAACACAGGCTGTCACAAAACCAGTCTCTAAAGCGGAAGAAGATCCAAGCCTAACACCATATTCGGATGGAAAGTCAATCAAAGATTTGTTCCAACAAAAACTCGAAGAAGAGAAAGAATCGAAAGAGAAATCAGCTGTGAAAACGGATCGAAACAACCCTAAAGAAATCCAAAAACGTAGTTACGAAAAAAACTTAGAATCAAAAATCAAAGAAATAGAAACAACATTAGAGTCGGAAAAGAGTAAAAAATCATCTGATATCACTTCAACAGAACGCCAAAAAGAATTGGAATCGGAAAAAAAACGTTTAGAAGAAGAAGTCCGTCTCCTACGTATCAAAGAACAACTGAAAGAAACATTTGCACTGCTTACCGATTTCCGCAAGATGATGGCTTCCAATGTCTTTGGAATGTTAAATTACCAAACGGATTCACATTACGGTTCTACATTGGATACTTTTGTTTGAATTCCAAGTGTTTCTAAAATAAATTCCCTCAATTCACCAATCCCTCTACCTGTTGATGCAGAAATATAAAACACCCGGAAAGGAATTCCAATTTCATTCATTGCGGCTTCCATTTCTGTGCGTACTTTATGTTGTCCACTTTGGTTTAGTTTATCAATTTTTGTGCGAATCACAACAGGTTTGATTTTTTTTTCCATAGCAACTTCGATTGTTGATAATTCCTCTTCAGGGAAATCTCTTTGAGAATCACAGAGAATAAATAATATTTTGAGTTGTTTCCAAGAGTTTAAAAAACCTTCTAAAAGATTCATCATGTCTTTGTGTTCTTTATGAGAAGCTTTTGAATAACCAAACCCCGGCAAGTCGACCAAATTAAATCCAACTTTGGTTCTAAAAATATTGATGAGTTTTGTTTTTCCAGGTGTTCTTGATACTTTTGCTAGTCCTCGATGATTAGATAACGCATTGAGTAGGCTTGATTTGCCAGAATTAGACCTTCCCATAAATGCAA of the Leptospira biflexa serovar Patoc strain 'Patoc 1 (Paris)' genome contains:
- a CDS encoding acetyl-CoA carboxylase biotin carboxyl carrier protein subunit, giving the protein MDFLFETKSKPASVHVNGNTIRVRLDNESFSFQTDQLVEGFKTQDNQLPTVQMKDGSLLKFLKMKNQIFFHWKGETWSAKLTERSYEVAGQTSPEIKSPMPGKVVQISTAAGSEHRIGETLLILEAMKMENAIKAPYPCRVEEIRKVQGELVQQDEVLLILHRIELEKT
- the omp85 gene encoding Omp85 family outer membrane protein, which codes for MYNSILRSFILLLFFSLVPSVFAQERAPRTDLPFDISEKKRLSERDFKNKKEGGYFTGLPLINSDPNVGIGYGARVLYFYNGNRTSPMFEYTPYRVRIFAQYFNTTKRAPYHQLSLDAPYIFDTKWRLRADLVYERNPNSLYFGLGEGTLQPLSYLERNDPNGRIRRNAPFSDYEDNLSFRRPGDAGVGEAPIVSDNKYNRYDIENPNFSTSGEYSFFGGTLRTVTGVRLSKQIIRRFDGVNNNAYLGPADGILGLLDVDRTFATPQGETKLTRDDKDGKVRGVNGGYTNTIRAGIVFDTRDFEPDPNRGLFLEYTHERSTKAIGSTSEFNKNLVSGRIFLSPVTWFTNKPPEILEKFVIAARGTMVQTNGDAPFYEYRNMWGTEVNQSGLGGRTTIRGYKQDRFVGQTMAYANFEVRWKFAEAEFGGQHFDFQLVPFYDVGRVWDRTEDANLKNYKHSRGIGLRIPWNQATVIYFDHAISNEDRQTFINFNHIF
- the lsa25 gene encoding surface adhesin Lsa25: MKILHSCFALLAFSFFINCEMKPVDDVYGLSPEETNQLFAGLIANQSLRDNGNGTITDVITNLIWQKCTHGQVYRAGFNDCLGAPQGSIYNPYDSNRAGAIQVAFCDSKTHACNSISFPQVLQGFSSIGILGTSELYAACQNSNFLGATWRVPTPIEFQRLVIPGRAATLQFFPSIQEEDYWTAWSNQDDLPGETAFAISFDRQSYGVQRSVVKTQRNYVRCVRQGP
- the yihA gene encoding ribosome biogenesis GTP-binding protein YihA/YsxC produces the protein MHKYSKEIPFPETKFFTSIAKLDEKEDLDSVQSIAFMGRSNSGKSSLLNALSNHRGLAKVSRTPGKTKLINIFRTKVGFNLVDLPGFGYSKASHKEHKDMMNLLEGFLNSWKQLKILFILCDSQRDFPEEELSTIEVAMEKKIKPVVIRTKIDKLNQSGQHKVRTEMEAAMNEIGIPFRVFYISASTGRGIGELREFILETLGIQTKVSNVEP